One stretch of Poecilia reticulata strain Guanapo linkage group LG21, Guppy_female_1.0+MT, whole genome shotgun sequence DNA includes these proteins:
- the LOC103458023 gene encoding epoxide hydrolase 1 yields MDQTRPVPSLEDSQFHYGFNSHYLQKVVSYWRKDFDWRRQVDKLNQYPHFKTNIEGIDIHYVHVKPKTVPEGTKAIPLIMVHGWPGSFYEFYGLIPMLTEPSDPGQLVFEVVCPSIPGYGFSEAPXKKGQFGRTHAEC; encoded by the exons ATGGACCAGACCCGTCCTGTTCCCTCGCTGGAGGACAGCCAGTTTCATTACGGCTTCAACTCTCACTACCTGCAGAAGGTGGTTTCTTACTGGAGAAAGGATTTTGAYTGGAGGAGACAAGTGGACAAACTGAACCAGTAcccacattttaaaaccaacattGAAG GCATTGACATTCACTACGTGCACGTGAAGCCCAAGACAGTGCCTGAGGGGACAAAAGCCATTCCCCTCATAATGGTCCATGGCTGGCCCGGCTCATTCTATGAGTTCTATGGGCTGATYCCCATGTTAACAGAGCCTTCGGATCCCGGTCAGCTTGTGTTTGAGGTGGTGTGTCCGTCCATTCCAGGCTACGGCTTTTCTGAAGCACCACRGAAGAAAGGTCAGTTTGGAAGGACTCATGCCGAATGTTGA
- the LOC103458039 gene encoding epoxide hydrolase 1-like, giving the protein MKRLGFQQFYAHGGDWGWLVTTNMAQLEPKTVKGLHVNFAPPSKPGLLMTLSIMLGRRFPKLFGFTETDVERLYPCMEKLVLESIKESGYMHIQATKPDTAGRGLNDSPVGLAAYILEKFSTWTDHDFRNLEDGGLTRYS; this is encoded by the exons ATGAAGCGTCTGGGTTTCCAGCAGTTCTACGCTCATGGAGGGGACTGGGGCTGGCTGGTCACCACTAACATGGCTCAGCTGGAGCCCAA AACTGTTAAAGGTCTGCACGTGAACTTTGCTCCTCCCTCCAAGCCCGGGCTGCTCATGACTTTGTCCATCATGCTTGGCCGCCGCTTCCCTAAGCTGTTCGGATTCACTGAAACAGACGTAGAGCGACTCTACCCCTGCATGGAGAAGCTGGTGTTGGAATCCATCAAAGAATCTGGCTACATGCACATCCAGGCGACCAAACCTGACACAGCCG GTCGCGGGCTGAATGACTCTCCTGTCGGTCTGGCTGCCTACATTCTGGAGAAGTTTTCCACATGGACAGATCATGACTTCAGGAACCTGGAAGACGGAGGACTCACCAG GTACAGCTAA